A stretch of the Planktothricoides raciborskii GIHE-MW2 genome encodes the following:
- a CDS encoding CDP-archaeol synthase: MPPILQVFFQDTSNILWLICPLFIAGIIEAFLWKTPLFEPLNFPINQSLFGANKKWRGLVSLPLTNAVSVLLCQILEPLLIKDPLPNWISLASFNWLEYGLLVGLVFNLSELPNSFIKRRLGIPPGDESSLLFYFVDHTDSPYGTLLLWYFYFQFPGHMILTGLLVTPLLFMTATWIRKKLGLK, from the coding sequence ATGCCCCCGATTTTACAAGTATTTTTTCAGGATACATCCAATATACTCTGGCTAATTTGTCCATTATTTATCGCGGGAATAATCGAAGCATTCCTCTGGAAAACTCCACTATTTGAACCGTTAAACTTTCCCATTAACCAGTCATTATTTGGAGCAAACAAAAAATGGCGCGGCTTAGTCAGTCTTCCCTTAACCAATGCGGTCAGCGTCTTATTATGCCAAATATTAGAACCTTTGCTCATCAAAGACCCTCTGCCTAATTGGATATCTTTGGCATCTTTTAACTGGTTAGAGTATGGGTTACTGGTTGGATTAGTGTTTAACTTATCTGAATTACCCAATTCTTTTATCAAACGTCGCTTAGGAATTCCCCCTGGGGATGAAAGTAGTCTGCTATTTTATTTTGTGGATCATACGGATTCCCCTTATGGCACCTTACTTTTATGGTATTTTTACTTTCAATTTCCGGGACATATGATTCTTACGGGATTGCTTGTCACCCCCCTATTATTTATGACCGCTACTTGGATTAGAAAAAAATTGGGCTTAAAATAG
- a CDS encoding M48 family metallopeptidase, which translates to MKKLRKFRWVALGLAVFLSVNLLNFGFPLGVQSKLPPTTNQTPSQTPGFVWQNSNLPSLEEVFQLAQNSDSNQLQRLAEGDRLFREGNVSGAERIYREVKPPYSSNVGRNDLPEPVYDAEQLGGAARVYWREAQAGFEQKMQSRLFIALEQLVEDYPQFIPGHLLLVDALRQYDRLFLAIAALERATNLYPNEPSLIAAEIKALAEDKQWLEASISARQFALLFPEHEKAGEFTKIADEYLKKYQGGMKRRLIGQAILSGAINIGDYLLTGNAAGGIPTLQLTMLLLQGESSFGKQFSEAYKQEYRSQGMLVEDPQILEYVDRLGQQVASLMGRDEFEYEFNVIADDSLNAFAMPGGKIFIHTGALMQLKSEAELMGLIGHEVGHAVLSHGYQRIAKGTLLSNLNRVLPLGDVIAELLNRAYSRQNERQSDILGTRVLAGTKYAADGVRNVMVRLDKLYGDKAPPPWLSTHPPSAERVRYLEEMIVENSYNPYGYEGVDELAAIQARIKEIVPQKS; encoded by the coding sequence ATGAAAAAACTGCGAAAATTCCGCTGGGTGGCGCTAGGATTAGCTGTATTTCTCAGCGTCAACTTGTTGAATTTTGGCTTCCCCCTGGGGGTTCAGTCAAAATTACCGCCTACCACCAACCAAACCCCCAGCCAAACTCCCGGTTTTGTTTGGCAAAACAGCAACCTCCCCAGTCTTGAGGAGGTTTTCCAACTCGCCCAAAACTCGGATAGCAACCAATTACAAAGATTAGCGGAAGGCGATCGCCTCTTTCGAGAAGGAAATGTCTCTGGGGCAGAACGAATTTATCGCGAAGTTAAACCCCCTTACTCCTCAAATGTTGGCAGAAACGATCTGCCTGAACCTGTCTATGATGCCGAACAACTGGGAGGAGCAGCGCGAGTTTATTGGCGCGAAGCCCAAGCGGGATTTGAACAAAAAATGCAAAGCCGACTGTTTATTGCCCTAGAACAGTTAGTAGAAGACTATCCGCAATTTATCCCCGGTCATTTATTATTAGTAGATGCTTTGAGACAATACGATCGCCTCTTCTTGGCGATCGCCGCCCTAGAAAGGGCCACCAACCTCTATCCCAATGAACCGTCATTAATTGCTGCCGAAATCAAAGCCTTAGCCGAGGATAAACAATGGCTAGAAGCCTCAATTTCTGCGCGGCAATTTGCCCTACTCTTTCCCGAACACGAAAAGGCGGGAGAATTCACCAAAATTGCCGATGAATATTTGAAAAAATATCAAGGAGGGATGAAGCGGAGATTAATCGGTCAAGCGATTCTCAGTGGCGCGATTAATATTGGCGATTACCTCCTAACCGGCAATGCCGCTGGCGGCATTCCCACCCTGCAATTAACCATGCTCTTATTGCAAGGCGAATCTTCCTTTGGCAAACAATTTTCTGAAGCTTACAAACAAGAGTATAGAAGCCAAGGGATGTTAGTTGAAGACCCACAAATTTTAGAATATGTAGACCGATTAGGTCAGCAAGTCGCCAGCTTAATGGGTCGCGATGAATTTGAATATGAATTTAATGTGATTGCCGATGATTCCCTCAATGCTTTTGCCATGCCCGGAGGTAAAATATTTATTCATACGGGGGCATTAATGCAACTGAAATCCGAAGCAGAATTAATGGGATTAATCGGCCATGAAGTCGGCCACGCGGTACTATCCCACGGCTATCAGCGCATTGCTAAAGGGACATTATTATCCAATTTAAACCGTGTTTTACCCTTAGGAGATGTGATTGCTGAACTGTTAAATCGGGCTTATTCTCGTCAGAATGAACGGCAATCAGATATTTTAGGAACGCGAGTTTTAGCGGGTACAAAATATGCTGCCGATGGCGTCAGAAATGTGATGGTCAGACTTGATAAACTTTACGGAGATAAAGCCCCACCGCCGTGGTTATCGACTCACCCACCCTCCGCAGAACGGGTGCGATATTTAGAGGAAATGATTGTGGAAAATAGTTATAACCCTTATGGTTATGAAGGGGTGGACGAACTAGCCGCAATTCAAGCCCGAATCAAAGAAATCGTCCCGCAAAAGAGTTAG
- a CDS encoding diacylglycerol kinase family protein, which translates to MQEKITERMQEKIQERIFSDCLWFIDSPKPLAENTPDYPLGYLTENYLIFFQNSQESYLSLDDVVGVSICDRLENIEEAFFQVKAYHLVELSAVLGLGKKRQRRLKTYEFACPNTEVRSRWIVAIQNLIRGLPIDNQNPAVNQRLQIFLNPTSGKKQSRIIFQQISPLLDNSHLEYTLTETTRTGQIQDTLSEINLSEIDGIIIVGGDGSIHEAINGLMNRSDWQTAILKPIGIIPTGTGNGLAKTLLEISGEPDDPLSAAFLIAKGITQGKYRPLDLAKTQQSGQIFYSFLSLGWGIISDVDIESEKLRFLGSLRTDIYALMRIATLRHYPGKFAYLPAYLPETEAITRSGSLTGVASLMGEYQSECQTFKKCPNCLAADKQIPPTKQQDWQVMQDDFVLIWAMNISHATQNIKAAPHAHLSDGMMDIIIVRRGISKLNLLLAFLKAAQGKHLSLPGIEFYKVRGFRLEPLTPQGILTVDGEQVEYLPIEMEVKRGLARVICA; encoded by the coding sequence ATGCAGGAAAAAATTACGGAAAGAATGCAGGAAAAAATCCAGGAAAGAATATTTAGCGATTGCCTCTGGTTTATAGATAGCCCAAAACCGTTGGCGGAAAATACCCCTGATTATCCTTTAGGGTATTTAACGGAAAATTACTTGATATTTTTCCAGAATAGCCAAGAAAGCTATTTAAGCTTAGACGATGTAGTTGGGGTATCTATATGCGATAGATTAGAAAATATTGAGGAAGCATTTTTTCAAGTTAAAGCTTATCATTTGGTAGAATTATCAGCAGTTTTGGGTTTGGGAAAAAAACGCCAACGCCGGTTAAAAACTTATGAATTTGCTTGTCCCAATACTGAGGTGCGATCGCGCTGGATAGTGGCGATTCAAAACCTGATTCGAGGTTTACCGATTGACAACCAAAATCCGGCAGTTAATCAGCGGTTACAGATATTTTTAAATCCGACAAGTGGCAAAAAACAAAGCCGGATAATTTTCCAGCAAATTAGTCCATTATTAGACAATAGTCATCTGGAATATACCTTAACAGAAACCACCCGTACTGGTCAAATTCAAGACACCTTAAGTGAAATTAATCTCTCAGAAATTGATGGGATTATCATCGTCGGGGGTGATGGCAGCATCCATGAAGCAATCAATGGATTAATGAATCGTTCTGATTGGCAAACAGCAATCCTCAAACCCATTGGCATTATTCCAACGGGAACGGGGAATGGGTTAGCTAAAACTTTATTAGAAATTTCCGGTGAACCGGACGATCCCTTAAGTGCGGCTTTTCTGATTGCCAAAGGAATTACCCAAGGAAAATATCGCCCTTTGGATCTTGCTAAAACTCAACAATCTGGCCAAATATTTTATAGTTTTCTTTCTCTTGGTTGGGGAATTATTAGTGATGTAGATATTGAATCAGAAAAATTAAGGTTTTTAGGCAGTCTCAGAACCGATATTTATGCCCTGATGCGAATTGCGACATTGCGTCATTATCCAGGAAAATTTGCTTATTTACCCGCTTATTTACCAGAAACAGAGGCGATTACGCGTAGCGGATCCCTTACGGGAGTCGCCTCTCTCATGGGTGAATACCAAAGTGAATGTCAAACCTTTAAAAAATGTCCAAATTGTCTGGCAGCAGATAAACAAATACCGCCAACAAAGCAGCAAGATTGGCAAGTGATGCAAGATGACTTTGTATTAATTTGGGCGATGAATATTAGTCATGCTACCCAAAATATCAAAGCGGCACCTCACGCCCATTTATCTGATGGGATGATGGATATTATTATAGTCCGCCGGGGAATTTCTAAGTTAAACTTACTCTTAGCTTTCTTAAAAGCTGCCCAGGGAAAGCATCTCTCGTTACCGGGAATCGAATTTTATAAAGTACGGGGTTTTCGCTTAGAACCCTTAACCCCCCAGGGTATTTTAACGGTGGATGGGGAGCAAGTCGAGTATTTACCAATAGAAATGGAGGTAAAAAGAGGATTAGCCAGAGTGATTTGTGCGTGA
- a CDS encoding response regulator encodes MFRDYLHFIGQIGGNNILHQGEYQPFLVVLSISIAIFTSYMAFLMGQFAEQVASQRVRQTLLSLSGLALGVGIWAMHFIGMVGFHLSCSTSYNPWITILSMVPSVGASIYTMHFIAHPQPSLPVILAGGVLVGLGIGTMHYSGMAAIQLDGWIRYNPVLFSVSILVAIILATISLWFRFYINKIFGEIGGYALASSAVVMGLATSGMHYIAMTATQFFCNPFSTMPDSGVGLNAIAIGVTVATTLLTGIIMLVVLRETTWQKNQNQILAQTEAWYRGIIKYAPDGMLVINSRGQIILTNPVLDVMFGYQSNELLGQSWEILSLTDSSGGLLDLGDYFQAKGQVCPLNDRNLELQGQRQDGTKFPIEVALVRLPELGDRGISVFASVRDVTSRKQTESAIIRQREQLQWILDKAPTGVAITVDNITRFANPCIGTLVDLKVGDNPEKIYADKFDRLYMLQQLGRYGVFEGGTYKMYGPDGKIRDIMATFIATEYEGKPGVLGWLTDISKIKAAEAEMRRAKELAEETTRIKSDFLANMSHEIRTPMNAIIGMTHLALKTDLTPRQQEYLKKIQTSSQHLLGVINDILDFSKIEAGKLKIEQIDFDLEKVLENVATLITEKATAKGLELLFDIEPNLPRNFIGDPLRMGQILINYANNAVKFTEKGEITITVKLKEYRDRDVVLYLGVKDTGIGLTEEHQGTLFQSFQQADTSTTRKFGGTGLGLAICKRIAALMGGEVGVESEYGKGSTFWCTVCLQKSTLPPRRMVLSRDIQGKRVLVVDDNENARLIMKDLLEQMKFDVDLVSSGQEALDAVAAADTFDRPYEIVFLDWQMPFMDGLEVARRIKKISLKHKPHHLIVTAYGREEVFQEAESTGIADVLVKPVNASIVFDSLARLLGETGENVANSNYEPPSLLADRLKTIQGAKILLVEDNEVNQEVAIELLQDAGFVVDLAENGRIALAKVKTDDYDLVLMDMQMPEMDGISATIQLRQDPDYQTLPIVAMTANVMQGDRDRCLSAGMNDHVAKPIEPEDLWNTLLKWIPPQSSKRESAETPVPAIAKPENPVTIPTDIPGLNICEGLRRVLGKKSLYLSMLRKFVSGQKNFAQQFIQAWEVGDYKLAERLAHTLRGVAGNIGAAEIQAAASTLETAVKNEVSPGEIEAFLLALRQPLETLIDQLEIKLAPEVVTATVDIDLAKLTEVCHQLSHLLLENDAEAAEVLQDNTDLLKNAFPQGYSAIADAVNSFDFDAAHAALLLARETFNIS; translated from the coding sequence ATGTTCAGGGATTATTTGCATTTCATTGGCCAGATAGGAGGAAACAACATTCTCCATCAAGGGGAATATCAGCCTTTTTTGGTCGTTCTTTCGATCTCGATCGCCATTTTTACGTCATATATGGCGTTTTTAATGGGTCAGTTTGCGGAGCAAGTTGCCAGTCAGCGGGTTCGCCAGACACTTCTTTCCCTGAGTGGATTAGCCTTGGGGGTGGGCATCTGGGCAATGCACTTCATTGGTATGGTGGGGTTTCATTTGTCCTGTAGCACCAGCTATAACCCTTGGATCACTATCCTGTCAATGGTGCCCAGCGTAGGGGCCAGCATCTACACCATGCATTTCATCGCCCATCCCCAACCCAGTTTGCCAGTAATACTGGCTGGAGGGGTCTTGGTGGGACTGGGGATTGGGACGATGCACTATTCAGGGATGGCAGCAATCCAGTTAGATGGCTGGATTCGCTATAATCCCGTGCTGTTTTCTGTCTCAATTCTCGTGGCCATCATTTTGGCGACGATCTCCCTCTGGTTTCGTTTCTACATCAACAAAATCTTTGGCGAAATTGGGGGCTATGCCTTAGCCAGTTCAGCAGTGGTCATGGGTTTGGCGACATCGGGGATGCACTATATCGCCATGACCGCCACCCAGTTCTTCTGTAATCCGTTCAGCACGATGCCTGATTCTGGGGTGGGACTGAATGCGATCGCCATTGGTGTCACCGTGGCAACCACCTTGCTGACGGGAATCATCATGCTGGTGGTATTGCGGGAAACCACTTGGCAAAAAAATCAGAACCAGATTCTGGCACAAACAGAAGCTTGGTATCGTGGGATCATTAAATATGCCCCGGATGGGATGCTGGTGATTAACTCGCGGGGGCAGATTATCCTGACTAACCCGGTACTCGATGTCATGTTTGGCTATCAGTCCAACGAACTGCTGGGGCAGTCGTGGGAAATCCTGAGTTTGACCGATAGTTCTGGCGGACTGCTTGACTTGGGGGATTACTTCCAAGCCAAAGGGCAGGTTTGTCCCCTCAACGATCGCAACTTAGAGTTACAGGGTCAGCGTCAAGATGGGACAAAGTTTCCCATCGAAGTCGCATTAGTCCGTTTGCCGGAACTAGGGGATCGTGGCATCAGTGTCTTTGCCTCGGTACGGGATGTCACCAGCCGCAAACAAACGGAATCGGCAATTATCCGCCAGCGCGAACAATTGCAGTGGATCTTGGATAAAGCCCCCACAGGAGTTGCCATCACGGTGGACAACATTACTCGCTTTGCTAACCCGTGCATAGGCACCCTAGTGGATCTCAAAGTTGGCGACAACCCAGAAAAAATCTATGCAGATAAATTCGATCGCCTTTATATGCTCCAACAACTAGGCCGTTATGGGGTATTTGAGGGGGGTACTTATAAAATGTATGGACCCGATGGCAAAATTCGGGACATTATGGCTACTTTTATCGCCACGGAATATGAAGGCAAGCCCGGAGTCTTAGGTTGGCTAACGGATATCAGTAAAATTAAAGCCGCCGAAGCAGAAATGCGACGGGCTAAAGAATTGGCCGAAGAAACCACCCGAATTAAATCGGACTTTCTCGCGAATATGAGCCATGAAATTCGTACTCCCATGAATGCCATTATCGGCATGACCCATCTGGCTTTGAAAACTGATTTAACTCCCCGCCAGCAAGAATATTTAAAAAAAATCCAAACCTCTAGTCAACATTTATTAGGAGTGATCAATGATATTCTCGATTTCTCCAAAATCGAAGCCGGGAAACTGAAGATTGAACAGATCGATTTTGATCTGGAAAAGGTCTTAGAAAATGTGGCGACCCTGATTACGGAAAAAGCAACAGCTAAGGGACTAGAACTGCTCTTTGATATTGAGCCAAATTTGCCCAGAAATTTTATCGGCGATCCCTTACGTATGGGGCAAATTCTGATTAACTATGCCAATAACGCCGTTAAGTTCACGGAAAAAGGAGAAATCACCATCACTGTCAAGCTGAAAGAATACCGAGATCGCGATGTGGTGCTGTACCTGGGAGTCAAAGACACCGGAATTGGCTTGACCGAAGAGCATCAGGGCACATTGTTCCAAAGTTTCCAACAGGCGGATACTTCCACCACCCGGAAGTTCGGTGGCACCGGGCTGGGACTGGCCATCTGTAAGCGGATTGCGGCACTGATGGGGGGTGAAGTGGGGGTGGAAAGCGAATATGGAAAAGGCAGCACTTTCTGGTGTACTGTTTGTTTGCAGAAAAGCACCTTACCGCCACGGCGAATGGTACTGAGTCGAGATATTCAAGGCAAACGGGTCTTAGTGGTTGATGACAACGAAAATGCCCGACTGATTATGAAGGATCTCCTGGAACAGATGAAATTTGATGTGGATCTGGTGAGTTCCGGTCAGGAAGCTTTGGATGCGGTCGCTGCGGCTGATACCTTCGATCGTCCTTATGAGATTGTTTTTCTGGACTGGCAAATGCCATTTATGGACGGGCTGGAAGTTGCCCGCCGAATCAAAAAAATTTCCTTGAAACATAAACCGCATCATTTGATTGTCACCGCTTACGGAAGAGAGGAAGTTTTCCAAGAAGCAGAATCAACGGGCATCGCCGATGTTTTGGTCAAGCCAGTCAATGCTTCTATTGTGTTTGACAGTCTAGCGAGATTACTCGGTGAAACGGGAGAAAATGTGGCCAATAGCAATTATGAACCGCCGAGTCTGCTGGCCGATCGCCTCAAAACCATCCAAGGGGCAAAGATTCTATTAGTAGAAGACAACGAGGTGAATCAGGAAGTGGCCATAGAGTTATTACAGGATGCCGGATTTGTGGTTGATTTGGCCGAAAACGGGCGGATTGCGCTGGCAAAAGTCAAAACTGATGATTACGATCTGGTGCTGATGGATATGCAGATGCCGGAAATGGATGGGATTTCCGCTACCATTCAGCTTCGCCAAGATCCTGATTACCAAACTTTGCCGATTGTGGCCATGACCGCGAATGTGATGCAAGGCGATCGCGATCGCTGTTTAAGCGCCGGGATGAACGATCATGTGGCCAAACCCATTGAACCGGAGGATCTCTGGAATACTTTGCTCAAATGGATTCCACCCCAGTCCTCCAAGAGGGAATCAGCAGAAACTCCTGTCCCGGCGATCGCCAAGCCCGAAAATCCGGTGACTATTCCTACAGATATTCCGGGTCTGAATATATGCGAAGGGCTGCGCCGGGTCTTGGGCAAAAAATCACTTTATCTGTCAATGTTACGCAAATTTGTATCGGGACAGAAAAACTTTGCCCAGCAATTTATCCAAGCTTGGGAAGTTGGTGACTACAAACTAGCAGAAAGATTAGCCCATACATTGCGTGGAGTAGCGGGCAACATTGGAGCCGCAGAAATCCAAGCCGCAGCCTCAACTTTAGAAACTGCGGTTAAAAACGAGGTTTCTCCTGGGGAAATCGAAGCATTTTTGCTGGCATTGCGTCAACCTCTGGAAACATTGATTGACCAATTAGAAATTAAACTGGCACCGGAAGTCGTGACTGCTACCGTCGATATAGATTTGGCTAAATTGACAGAAGTCTGCCATCAACTTTCTCACCTCTTGCTCGAAAATGATGCGGAGGCTGCCGAAGTTTTACAAGATAATACGGATTTACTTAAAAATGCTTTTCCCCAGGGTTATAGTGCGATTGCGGATGCGGTAAATTCATTTGATTTTGATGCAGCCCATGCCGCGTTATTGTTGGCTAGGGAAACTTTTAATATCTCTTAA
- a CDS encoding PstS family phosphate ABC transporter substrate-binding protein has product MSNTPKETKVLLLTLVITLTLLGIGFFFFQRSGGIQSITGGNNSSENGDNSADNSPNQTVIEYPETFAQVKNVPKGLFSHGGSTTWAPIRAEIDPAIQIVWPQFQLRYTDPVREAPSTGTGISMLLNNELAFALSSRPISKNEYETAEKRGFKIKEIAVGIDGIAVAVHPSLEIPGLTIQQHDDIYAGKITNWSEVGGPDLKIQPYGKIGRDDPNYAILTETTTEAIRMVARDMGGIYWSSSTLLVPQCTVKTVPIGKNPGEFVAPYQEPFIPLSQCPNRRNEVNVNVFRSGAYPWSRRLFVVVKENGQLDQIAGETYAQFMLTDQGQEIIRNAGFVSLR; this is encoded by the coding sequence ATGTCTAACACTCCAAAAGAAACTAAAGTTCTCCTCCTAACCCTAGTCATCACCTTAACCCTGCTGGGGATAGGATTTTTCTTTTTTCAGCGATCGGGTGGCATCCAATCGATTACTGGAGGCAACAATTCGTCAGAAAATGGTGACAATTCTGCCGATAATTCCCCCAATCAAACAGTTATAGAATATCCTGAAACCTTTGCTCAAGTGAAAAATGTTCCCAAAGGATTATTTAGTCATGGTGGCAGTACCACTTGGGCGCCCATTAGAGCAGAAATTGACCCAGCAATTCAAATCGTTTGGCCACAATTTCAACTGCGTTATACGGATCCCGTCCGAGAAGCCCCCAGTACGGGTACGGGAATCTCTATGCTATTAAATAATGAACTGGCTTTTGCTTTATCTTCCCGACCGATTTCTAAAAATGAATATGAAACTGCCGAAAAACGAGGCTTTAAAATAAAAGAAATCGCAGTGGGGATTGATGGAATTGCCGTAGCAGTTCACCCCAGTTTAGAAATTCCCGGTTTAACCATTCAACAACATGATGATATTTATGCGGGTAAAATTACTAACTGGAGCGAAGTTGGGGGCCCAGATTTAAAAATCCAGCCTTATGGTAAAATAGGTAGAGACGATCCCAATTACGCTATCTTAACAGAGACTACCACTGAAGCTATCAGAATGGTAGCGAGAGATATGGGGGGAATTTACTGGTCTTCCTCTACATTACTGGTGCCTCAATGTACGGTAAAAACTGTACCAATTGGTAAAAACCCTGGTGAATTTGTTGCCCCCTATCAAGAACCGTTTATCCCTCTTTCCCAATGTCCCAATCGACGGAATGAAGTGAATGTGAACGTATTTAGAAGTGGGGCATATCCCTGGAGTCGTCGTTTATTTGTGGTGGTGAAAGAAAATGGCCAATTGGATCAAATTGCTGGGGAAACTTATGCCCAGTTTATGTTGACGGATCAAGGTCAAGAAATAATTAGAAATGCCGGATTTGTCAGTCTGAGATAA
- a CDS encoding response regulator: METTQNTQEKKTILVVDDTPDNLAFISGLLKDTFRVKVANNGEKGLAIAQSDNPPDLILLDIMMPGMDGYEVCRQLKANVRSREIPVIFLTAKSEIEDERKGLELGSADYITKPVSPPILLARVNTQLTLKASLDNLRDLLQFREDMVNMIVHDLRNPISMILPTVDLLLTYPNLAPEKRQKSLERIFYGAQQLRRLVDDLLLRAKLEANKLVLDYQDVDICEICASAVADLEVSAADKHLQLIIKTPEVNDRTVKVDPMLFRRAIDNLLSNAIKFSPQNSEITLLVDYPKERGAKVQVADLGPGVNENLRQGIFEKYEIGTLMKGVSQIGLGLAFCKLVVDAHGGNITVTDNTPNGSIFTIEINN; encoded by the coding sequence ATGGAAACTACTCAAAATACGCAAGAAAAAAAGACGATTCTGGTGGTGGATGATACCCCAGATAATCTGGCTTTTATTAGCGGATTACTCAAGGATACTTTTCGGGTTAAAGTTGCGAATAACGGCGAAAAAGGATTGGCGATCGCCCAGTCCGACAATCCCCCAGATTTAATCCTGCTGGATATTATGATGCCAGGGATGGATGGCTATGAAGTCTGTCGCCAACTCAAGGCGAATGTGCGATCGCGAGAAATTCCCGTGATTTTTCTCACCGCCAAATCAGAAATCGAAGACGAACGGAAAGGTCTGGAATTAGGATCCGCCGACTATATCACCAAACCCGTGAGTCCTCCCATCCTCCTAGCCCGGGTCAACACCCAACTCACCCTAAAAGCTTCTCTGGACAATTTGCGAGACTTACTTCAATTTCGCGAAGACATGGTAAACATGATCGTCCACGATTTGCGAAATCCCATTTCCATGATACTTCCCACCGTCGATTTACTACTGACATATCCTAACCTAGCCCCGGAAAAACGGCAGAAAAGTCTAGAAAGAATTTTCTATGGAGCACAACAACTGCGGCGTTTAGTAGATGATTTGCTCCTGAGAGCCAAGTTAGAGGCGAATAAGTTGGTTTTAGATTACCAAGATGTAGATATCTGTGAAATTTGTGCATCAGCAGTAGCCGATTTAGAAGTCAGCGCCGCTGACAAGCATTTACAACTGATTATAAAAACCCCTGAAGTGAATGATCGTACCGTCAAAGTCGATCCCATGCTATTTCGGCGAGCCATTGATAATTTATTATCCAATGCCATTAAGTTTTCCCCACAAAACAGCGAAATCACTCTCTTGGTAGATTATCCAAAAGAACGAGGTGCAAAAGTTCAGGTGGCGGATTTAGGCCCAGGAGTCAATGAGAATTTACGGCAAGGTATTTTTGAAAAATACGAGATTGGCACTTTGATGAAAGGCGTGAGCCAAATCGGTTTAGGTTTAGCTTTTTGTAAACTGGTGGTTGATGCCCACGGGGGAAATATTACCGTCACAGATAATACTCCTAATGGCTCAATATTTACCATCGAAATTAACAATTAA